In the genome of Quercus robur chromosome 3, dhQueRobu3.1, whole genome shotgun sequence, one region contains:
- the LOC126717202 gene encoding probable protein S-acyltransferase 17, translating into MAVQWVLVCHGLITLLVLVSFLCGQWPIFQGTFIERIHVFLTFGAYDYFLRFVGAVFGSKGTNAILSVEYFCCDRPNPILQIIYLAILGGTYYFVAKSSFGYIPGYYLSGVHRYTSLLAVGIGVLLFLLTSFSDPGTVKAENVSQYISAYPYDNVIYSEKECSTCKIPKPARSKHCSICDRCVARFDHHCGWMNNCIGERNTGYFMAFLLWHFLLCIYGAVTIGLILAGRLKELRVIYILTVYYGVENSFLSLAPHVVQWLLASYNTQILLMVFLAIVSLLLAGFFSYHAKLCLTNTTTNETFKWQEYISWQGKINEAKASAAALKASINGMSTEGKPPESKWRAFFQKSPLEDVQVVKNNIYDKGFFHNLHEIILPPSMRSSFLQSKSKSG; encoded by the exons ATGGCAGTGCAGTGGGTTCTGGTGTGTCACGGCCTGATCACACTCTTGGTTTTGGTTTCATTTCTGTGCGGGCAGTGGCCCATCTTTCAGGGGACTTTCATCGAACGCATTCACGTCTTTCTTACCTTCGGTGCCTACGATTACTTCCT GCGGTTTGTTGGGGCTGTGTTTGGGTCCAAAGGGACTAATGCGATTCTATCCGTTGAGTATTTCTGCTGTGACCGACCCAATCCTATTTTACAG ATCATATATCTTGCAATACTTGGAGGAACCTATTACTTTGTTGCAAAGTCTTCCTTCGGCTATATTCCTGGCTATTATCTAAGTGGAGTGCACAG GTATACAAGCTTGTTGGCTGTTGGTATAGGCGTACTACTCTTTCTATTGACTAGCTTTTCTGATCCAGGAACGGTGAAGGCTGAGAATGTTTCTCAATATATCTCTGCCTATCCCTATGATAATGTTATATATTCTGAGAAAGAATGTTCAACTTGCAAAATACCAAA ACCTGCCAGGTCCAAGCACTGCAGCATTTGTGATCGCTGTGTTGCTCGCTTTGACCATCATTGTGGATGGATG AATAATTGTATAGGGGAGAGAAACACTGGCTACTTTATGGCTTTTCTTTTGTG GCATTTCCTTCTCTGCATATATGGAGCAGTTACCATTGGGCTGATTCTTGCTGGACGATTAAAAGAATTAAGAGTTATATATATTCTAACTG TTTATTATGGTgtagaaaattcttttttaagtttagcTCCACATGTTGTACAG TGGTTGTTGGCCTCCTACAATACACAAATACTTCTTATGGTGTTTCTTGCAATTGTTTCACTGCTATTGGCGGGTTTCTTTAGCTATCATGCGAAGCTTTGTCTCACAAATACTACCACAAATGAG ACTTTCAAGTGGCAAGAGTACATAAGTTGGCAGGGGAAGATAAATGAAGCAAAGGCGAGTGCTGCAGCCCTCAAAGCGAGTATCAATGGGATGAGTACTGAAGGAAAGCCTCCAGAAAGCAAATGGAGAGCCTTCTTTCAAAAATCCCCATTGGAAGATGTGCAGGTtgttaaaaataacatttatgaTAAAGGATTTTTTCACAATCTTCATGAGATCATCTTACCCCCCTCAATGAGATCCTCATTTCTGCAATCTAAATCAAAGTCGGGCTGA
- the LOC126717201 gene encoding uncharacterized protein LOC126717201 isoform X2, with product MGTVANYASLSCRLQLKLPALRITCSSEVVVSRGQVLEQVDKELAKGDDKAALSLVKHSQGKPGGLQCFGAARQVPQRLYTLDELKLNQIETSSLLSPVDATLGSIERNLQLAAVLGGFASWNVLRLSSQQILYLSLGLLFLWTLDSVSFSGGVGSLVIDTIGHTFSQKYHNRVIQHEAGHFLIAYLVGILPKGYTLSSLEALKKEGSLNVQAGTAFVDFEFLEETLNRFSCIALAGVATEYLLYGVAEGGLADINKLDMLLQSLGFTQKKADSQVRWSVLNTVLLLRRHKLARAKLAEAMSMGKSVGACLGIIEDTIDISDI from the exons ATGGGTACTGTGGCCAATTATGCAAGCTTGTCATGTCGCCTGCAGCTAAAACTTCCCGCTTTAAGAATCACATGCTCGTCTGAGGTTGTTGTCTCGCGTGGACAAGTTTTGGAGCAAGTGGATAAGGAACTTGCCAAGGGTGATGACAAGGCGGCACTCTCACTTGTTAAGCATTCACAAGGGAAGCCTGGTGGGCTTCAGTGTTTTGGTGCTGCTAGGCAG GTGCCCCAAAGACTCTATACCTTGGATGAGTTGAAGCTGAATCAAATAGAAACTTCGTCTCTTTTATCACCAGTGGATGCAACACTTGGTTCAATAGAAAGAAACCTGCAACTTGCTGCTGTTTTAGGAGGGTTTGCCTCATGGAATGTGCTTAGGTTGAGCtcacaacaaattctatatTTGTCCCTTGGATTGCTGTTTCTGTGGACTTTGGACTCG GTCTCCTTTAGTGGAGGTGTTGGTAGCTTGGTTATTGACACAATTGGTCATACATTTAGTCAGAAGTACCACAACAGGGTTATTCAG CATGAAGCTGGCCATTTCTTAATTGCTTACTTAGTGGGTATTCTTCCAAAGGGGTACACATTATCTAGTTTGGAAGCTTTGAAGAAGGAAGGATCTCTAAATGTTCAAGCAGGGACTGCTTTTGTGGATTTTGAATTTCTTGAAGAA ACACTGAACAGATTCTCATGTATAGCTCTGGCTGGTGTAGCAACGGAGTATCTCTTATATGGAGTTGCTGAGGGAGGCCTTGCCGACATAAATAAG TTGGACATGCTACTTCAAAGTTTGGGCTTCACACAGAAAAAAGCAGACTCTCAAGTCAGATGGTCTGTGCTGAATACTGTCTTACTTTTGCGGCGCCACAAATTAGCACGAGCTAAACTTGCAGAGGCCATGTCCATGGGAAAATCTGTAGGAGCTTGCCTTGGCATTATAGAAGATACCATAGACATTTCAGACATCTAA
- the LOC126717201 gene encoding uncharacterized protein LOC126717201 isoform X3, whose translation MGTVANYASLSCRLQLKLPALRITCSSEVVVSRGQVLEQVDKELAKGDDKAALSLVKHSQGKPGGLQCFGAARQVPQRLYTLDELKLNQIETSSLLSPVDATLGSIERNLQLAAVLGGFASWNVLRLSSQQILYLSLGLLFLWTLDSHEAGHFLIAYLVGILPKGYTLSSLEALKKEGSLNVQAGTAFVDFEFLEEVNTGKVSATTLNRFSCIALAGVATEYLLYGVAEGGLADINKLDMLLQSLGFTQKKADSQVRWSVLNTVLLLRRHKLARAKLAEAMSMGKSVGACLGIIEDTIDISDI comes from the exons ATGGGTACTGTGGCCAATTATGCAAGCTTGTCATGTCGCCTGCAGCTAAAACTTCCCGCTTTAAGAATCACATGCTCGTCTGAGGTTGTTGTCTCGCGTGGACAAGTTTTGGAGCAAGTGGATAAGGAACTTGCCAAGGGTGATGACAAGGCGGCACTCTCACTTGTTAAGCATTCACAAGGGAAGCCTGGTGGGCTTCAGTGTTTTGGTGCTGCTAGGCAG GTGCCCCAAAGACTCTATACCTTGGATGAGTTGAAGCTGAATCAAATAGAAACTTCGTCTCTTTTATCACCAGTGGATGCAACACTTGGTTCAATAGAAAGAAACCTGCAACTTGCTGCTGTTTTAGGAGGGTTTGCCTCATGGAATGTGCTTAGGTTGAGCtcacaacaaattctatatTTGTCCCTTGGATTGCTGTTTCTGTGGACTTTGGACTCG CATGAAGCTGGCCATTTCTTAATTGCTTACTTAGTGGGTATTCTTCCAAAGGGGTACACATTATCTAGTTTGGAAGCTTTGAAGAAGGAAGGATCTCTAAATGTTCAAGCAGGGACTGCTTTTGTGGATTTTGAATTTCTTGAAGAA GTTAACACAGGAAAAGTATCAGCTACA ACACTGAACAGATTCTCATGTATAGCTCTGGCTGGTGTAGCAACGGAGTATCTCTTATATGGAGTTGCTGAGGGAGGCCTTGCCGACATAAATAAG TTGGACATGCTACTTCAAAGTTTGGGCTTCACACAGAAAAAAGCAGACTCTCAAGTCAGATGGTCTGTGCTGAATACTGTCTTACTTTTGCGGCGCCACAAATTAGCACGAGCTAAACTTGCAGAGGCCATGTCCATGGGAAAATCTGTAGGAGCTTGCCTTGGCATTATAGAAGATACCATAGACATTTCAGACATCTAA
- the LOC126717201 gene encoding uncharacterized protein LOC126717201 isoform X1, translated as MGTVANYASLSCRLQLKLPALRITCSSEVVVSRGQVLEQVDKELAKGDDKAALSLVKHSQGKPGGLQCFGAARQVPQRLYTLDELKLNQIETSSLLSPVDATLGSIERNLQLAAVLGGFASWNVLRLSSQQILYLSLGLLFLWTLDSVSFSGGVGSLVIDTIGHTFSQKYHNRVIQHEAGHFLIAYLVGILPKGYTLSSLEALKKEGSLNVQAGTAFVDFEFLEEVNTGKVSATTLNRFSCIALAGVATEYLLYGVAEGGLADINKLDMLLQSLGFTQKKADSQVRWSVLNTVLLLRRHKLARAKLAEAMSMGKSVGACLGIIEDTIDISDI; from the exons ATGGGTACTGTGGCCAATTATGCAAGCTTGTCATGTCGCCTGCAGCTAAAACTTCCCGCTTTAAGAATCACATGCTCGTCTGAGGTTGTTGTCTCGCGTGGACAAGTTTTGGAGCAAGTGGATAAGGAACTTGCCAAGGGTGATGACAAGGCGGCACTCTCACTTGTTAAGCATTCACAAGGGAAGCCTGGTGGGCTTCAGTGTTTTGGTGCTGCTAGGCAG GTGCCCCAAAGACTCTATACCTTGGATGAGTTGAAGCTGAATCAAATAGAAACTTCGTCTCTTTTATCACCAGTGGATGCAACACTTGGTTCAATAGAAAGAAACCTGCAACTTGCTGCTGTTTTAGGAGGGTTTGCCTCATGGAATGTGCTTAGGTTGAGCtcacaacaaattctatatTTGTCCCTTGGATTGCTGTTTCTGTGGACTTTGGACTCG GTCTCCTTTAGTGGAGGTGTTGGTAGCTTGGTTATTGACACAATTGGTCATACATTTAGTCAGAAGTACCACAACAGGGTTATTCAG CATGAAGCTGGCCATTTCTTAATTGCTTACTTAGTGGGTATTCTTCCAAAGGGGTACACATTATCTAGTTTGGAAGCTTTGAAGAAGGAAGGATCTCTAAATGTTCAAGCAGGGACTGCTTTTGTGGATTTTGAATTTCTTGAAGAA GTTAACACAGGAAAAGTATCAGCTACA ACACTGAACAGATTCTCATGTATAGCTCTGGCTGGTGTAGCAACGGAGTATCTCTTATATGGAGTTGCTGAGGGAGGCCTTGCCGACATAAATAAG TTGGACATGCTACTTCAAAGTTTGGGCTTCACACAGAAAAAAGCAGACTCTCAAGTCAGATGGTCTGTGCTGAATACTGTCTTACTTTTGCGGCGCCACAAATTAGCACGAGCTAAACTTGCAGAGGCCATGTCCATGGGAAAATCTGTAGGAGCTTGCCTTGGCATTATAGAAGATACCATAGACATTTCAGACATCTAA